In one window of Deltaproteobacteria bacterium DNA:
- a CDS encoding methyltransferase domain-containing protein → MTLTPKPDASRINRDYYDRFAATEQPYWKYMAAPIMRAKRLREKARAIRPDVICDFGCGNGALLKAVGQDHPNARLVGVDLSEAQIARNRELHPEILWSQADLARPLESGLLPDSPILGLSSEVIEHLERPDIYLANIYRSLAPGGTLLLSTQSGPIRPTERHVGHVRHFSAKALSDMLEKAGFTGVRAWNEGFPFHDLSKYLANLSPEKTIKQFDVDHYGPYQLFVSAALRFLFLFNTKNRGAQLFAVAGKAGPVKGRTTENPRDSFARFGYEWNRYAEILDAYETQFNRWLPFLTQDDWQGKTFLDVGCGMGRNSYWPMVYGASGGKAVDLDERSLAAARRNLSKFPEVEVVKESAYDLSDKGRFDVVFSIGVVHHLHDPRRALAAMRDAARPKGLVCVWLYGYENNEWVVRWFDPLRRKLFSKLPIGWVHALSVIPSALLWSYLRVARRLPAYLAFLRGVTFPHLRSIVFDQMLPEIAHYYKREEVESLMRGAGLSDIRIEWVNGLSWAACGTAPEKPSGAAGNSDKGEADK, encoded by the coding sequence ATGACCCTTACCCCAAAGCCCGACGCCAGCCGCATCAACCGCGATTATTACGACCGTTTCGCGGCCACGGAGCAGCCCTACTGGAAGTACATGGCGGCTCCCATCATGAGGGCGAAACGCCTGCGCGAGAAAGCCAGAGCTATAAGGCCCGACGTCATCTGCGACTTCGGCTGCGGAAACGGGGCCCTCTTGAAGGCTGTGGGACAGGATCACCCGAACGCGAGGCTCGTGGGCGTCGACCTCAGCGAGGCCCAGATCGCCAGGAACAGGGAGCTTCACCCGGAAATTTTGTGGAGCCAGGCCGATCTCGCCCGGCCCCTTGAATCCGGATTATTGCCCGATTCCCCCATTCTGGGGCTTTCCAGCGAGGTCATAGAGCACCTGGAGCGGCCCGACATCTATCTGGCCAATATTTACAGGTCCCTTGCTCCGGGTGGGACCCTGCTTTTAAGCACCCAGTCCGGCCCCATAAGGCCCACCGAGCGGCACGTGGGCCACGTGAGGCATTTTTCGGCCAAAGCCCTTTCGGACATGCTGGAAAAGGCGGGCTTCACCGGGGTCAGGGCCTGGAACGAGGGCTTTCCCTTTCACGACCTTTCAAAATACCTCGCCAATTTAAGCCCGGAAAAAACCATAAAACAGTTCGATGTCGATCACTACGGCCCTTACCAGCTTTTTGTAAGCGCCGCGCTGCGTTTTCTTTTCCTCTTCAACACAAAAAATCGCGGTGCGCAGCTTTTTGCCGTGGCCGGAAAAGCCGGGCCGGTAAAAGGCCGAACCACCGAAAACCCAAGGGACTCCTTCGCCCGTTTCGGCTATGAGTGGAACCGTTACGCGGAAATTCTGGACGCTTACGAGACCCAGTTCAACCGCTGGCTTCCCTTTCTCACCCAGGATGACTGGCAGGGCAAGACCTTTCTGGACGTGGGATGCGGCATGGGCCGCAACAGCTACTGGCCCATGGTCTACGGGGCTTCGGGCGGAAAGGCCGTGGACCTGGACGAGCGATCCCTGGCCGCAGCCAGGCGGAACCTGTCCAAATTTCCCGAAGTGGAGGTCGTGAAGGAGAGCGCCTACGACCTTTCGGACAAGGGCCGCTTCGACGTGGTGTTTTCAATCGGCGTGGTCCACCACCTGCACGACCCCCGTCGGGCGCTGGCCGCCATGCGGGACGCAGCCCGGCCCAAAGGCCTGGTCTGCGTGTGGCTTTACGGGTATGAAAACAACGAGTGGGTGGTGCGCTGGTTCGATCCTTTAAGGCGCAAGCTCTTTTCAAAACTTCCCATAGGCTGGGTACACGCTCTCTCGGTTATCCCTTCGGCCCTCCTGTGGTCCTACCTCAGGGTGGCGCGAAGGCTTCCGGCCTACCTGGCCTTTTTGCGGGGCGTCACCTTTCCGCATCTGCGATCCATTGTCTTTGACCAGATGCTTCCCGAAATCGCCCATTATTATAAAAGGGAAGAGGTGGAAAGCCTCATGAGGGGCGCCGGGCTTAGCGACATCCGCATCGAATGGGTGAACGGGCTTTCATGGGCCGCCTGCGGAACGGCCCCGGAAAAACCGTCCGGCGCGGCGGGCAATTCTGACAAAGGCGAAGCCGACAAATGA
- a CDS encoding radical SAM protein — protein sequence MKILLVNPPDDLERVIGSGANLITPFEPLGILYIAAVLMEDGHDVKAIDAFVEKLSVEDLKLRLLAERPEIAGFTVFTSNGGIVYELGRWMKKNLPETLVVLGNVHAAVFARAYLENGAADVVVHGEGEWAMRDLARTLADKGRDFSGIPAVSFMKDGVFVPSSAPGRVEDLSELPFPARDLVPQKLYNIPSVSNLPYKGSDKAVGKHMFTSRGCPNRCTFCTVHHSRRQRAGDVIRTVDEMEMLVERYNASYIFIMDALFIAKKKRVMDICDEIRRRNLRFLWGCEGHVRYVDPELVRAMEAAGCHDMAFGIESGVQRLLDTVKKGINPEMVRQAARTVKKNSGIKLSGLFILGLPGETRKDSLETIKFATTLPLDMAQFSVLVPYPGSEIFYDLAEKGQIDTGVRPDGTLDTEVWLRYSSYVSYTKNEPIWVTEGLGADELKALQKKAVRSFYFRPRHFIAQVRRLKLSSLPTMVKTAFDTFF from the coding sequence ATGAAAATCCTTCTTGTGAACCCGCCGGACGACCTGGAACGGGTCATAGGCTCCGGCGCGAACCTCATCACCCCCTTTGAGCCCCTTGGAATCCTGTACATAGCGGCGGTGCTGATGGAGGACGGCCACGACGTCAAGGCCATCGACGCCTTTGTGGAAAAGCTCTCGGTGGAGGATTTGAAGCTAAGGCTTCTTGCGGAAAGGCCCGAAATCGCCGGATTCACGGTTTTTACCAGCAACGGCGGAATAGTTTACGAGCTTGGCCGCTGGATGAAGAAAAACCTGCCCGAAACCCTGGTGGTTCTGGGAAATGTCCACGCGGCGGTCTTCGCCAGGGCCTACCTGGAAAACGGCGCGGCTGACGTGGTGGTTCACGGCGAGGGCGAGTGGGCCATGCGCGATCTCGCCCGGACCCTGGCGGACAAGGGCCGGGACTTTTCGGGCATCCCCGCCGTGTCCTTCATGAAGGACGGGGTTTTTGTCCCGTCTTCGGCCCCCGGAAGGGTGGAGGACCTCTCGGAGCTGCCCTTTCCGGCCCGCGACCTGGTTCCCCAGAAGCTCTACAACATCCCCTCGGTGTCCAACCTGCCATACAAGGGCAGCGACAAGGCCGTCGGCAAGCACATGTTCACATCAAGGGGCTGCCCCAACAGGTGCACCTTCTGCACCGTCCACCACAGCCGCCGCCAGCGGGCGGGCGACGTCATCCGCACCGTGGACGAGATGGAGATGCTGGTGGAACGCTACAATGCGTCATACATCTTCATCATGGATGCCCTTTTCATCGCCAAGAAGAAGAGGGTGATGGACATCTGCGACGAAATCCGACGCCGCAACCTGAGGTTCCTGTGGGGCTGCGAGGGCCACGTGCGCTACGTGGACCCCGAACTGGTGAGGGCCATGGAGGCCGCAGGCTGCCACGACATGGCCTTCGGCATAGAAAGCGGCGTGCAACGCCTTCTGGACACCGTGAAAAAAGGCATAAACCCGGAAATGGTGAGGCAGGCGGCCAGAACGGTGAAGAAAAACAGCGGGATCAAGCTCTCCGGCCTTTTCATCCTTGGCCTTCCCGGCGAAACCCGTAAGGATAGCCTTGAAACCATAAAATTCGCCACCACCCTCCCCCTGGACATGGCCCAGTTTTCGGTGCTGGTTCCCTATCCGGGCTCGGAAATCTTCTACGACCTTGCGGAAAAGGGCCAGATCGACACCGGGGTCAGGCCGGACGGAACCCTGGACACCGAGGTCTGGCTCAGATACTCGTCCTACGTCTCCTATACCAAAAACGAGCCCATCTGGGTCACCGAAGGCCTTGGGGCGGACGAACTGAAGGCCCTTCAGAAAAAGGCCGTGCGCTCGTTCTATTTCAGGCCAAGGCATTTCATCGCCCAGGTGAGGCGCCTGAAGCTATCGTCCCTTCCAACCATGGTGAAGACCGCCTTTGACACCTTTTTTTAG
- a CDS encoding tetratricopeptide repeat protein — protein MSRDGKSAFLVLFASPLAGAVLIALLALLAWHNSFGVPFVFDDKINILENPSIKSLQPLSSVLSAPPGTGTAGRPLLNLSLAVNYAISSLSPASYHALNLLIHVLSGIVLLGLMRRTFGSPRLSALFGSRAPFLALVAALAWTLHPLTTESVTYVSQRAESMMGMFFLICLYCAARGFEKRPVNLWHAGAAAALVLGAASKEVIVVAPLLILAWDAVFGQKKVMGALRRSWFLYLGLLAGMAWLFFLVWLGGTAGANPLDHGVGRFNYLITQGGVILHYLRLSFFPVGQAFDYWDWDRSLTLAAYIKATLVGMLAVLSIWGLARRHPAGFAGAWFFLVLAPTSSLMPLKCPAYEHRMYLPLAAVAALSVGGLYWAARSTGGRFPENIRKRGGLFGAVLAVFVILVLCGLTIHRNHDYRTDFALWADTLEKRPGNLKAHLNMAQALESLGDLKGAVAHYTTGLAIGDYREVAGAHYNIGNIMAKTGRKDEAEGHYRKALLARPAFPEALVNLAVLLSEKGRTDEAERLYERAIIIDYNRVEAHFNYANLLVGRGLWSEAAQHYRAVTTLAPHITAASANLAVCEEHEKNR, from the coding sequence ATGAGCCGCGACGGGAAATCCGCCTTTCTGGTCCTTTTTGCCAGCCCCCTGGCCGGGGCCGTCCTGATCGCGCTCCTGGCCCTCCTTGCCTGGCACAACAGCTTCGGCGTTCCCTTTGTTTTCGACGACAAGATCAACATCCTGGAAAACCCCTCCATAAAAAGCCTTCAGCCGCTGTCTTCCGTGCTTTCCGCCCCGCCCGGCACGGGAACCGCCGGAAGGCCCCTGTTGAACCTTTCCCTTGCCGTGAATTACGCGATTTCGAGCCTTTCCCCGGCAAGCTACCATGCCTTGAACCTTCTGATCCACGTGCTGAGCGGGATAGTGCTCCTGGGGCTTATGCGCCGGACCTTCGGCTCCCCAAGGCTTTCTGCGCTCTTCGGGAGCCGCGCCCCTTTTCTGGCCCTGGTTGCGGCCCTTGCCTGGACCCTTCACCCGCTCACCACCGAGAGCGTCACCTACGTGAGCCAGCGGGCCGAGTCCATGATGGGGATGTTCTTCCTTATCTGCCTTTACTGCGCCGCGAGGGGCTTTGAAAAAAGGCCCGTGAACCTCTGGCACGCGGGCGCGGCAGCCGCCTTGGTTCTGGGTGCGGCCTCCAAGGAGGTGATCGTTGTGGCCCCCCTCCTGATCCTGGCCTGGGACGCGGTTTTCGGCCAGAAAAAGGTGATGGGCGCTTTAAGGCGAAGCTGGTTCCTCTACCTGGGGCTTTTGGCGGGAATGGCCTGGCTTTTCTTCCTGGTATGGCTTGGAGGCACGGCCGGGGCCAACCCCCTGGATCATGGCGTCGGGCGCTTCAACTACCTTATCACCCAGGGCGGGGTGATACTCCACTACTTGCGTCTTTCGTTTTTCCCCGTGGGCCAGGCCTTTGATTACTGGGACTGGGACCGCTCGCTCACCCTTGCGGCCTATATAAAGGCGACCCTGGTGGGGATGCTGGCCGTCCTTTCGATATGGGGCCTTGCAAGGCGTCATCCGGCGGGTTTCGCCGGAGCCTGGTTTTTCCTGGTCCTCGCACCCACGTCATCCCTCATGCCTTTAAAATGCCCGGCCTACGAGCACAGGATGTACCTGCCCCTGGCGGCGGTTGCGGCCCTGTCGGTGGGGGGCCTCTATTGGGCGGCCCGCTCGACGGGAGGGCGTTTTCCCGAAAATATCCGAAAAAGGGGCGGCCTTTTCGGGGCGGTTCTTGCCGTGTTCGTGATTTTGGTACTCTGCGGGCTCACCATTCATCGTAATCACGATTACCGCACGGACTTCGCCCTGTGGGCGGACACCCTCGAAAAAAGGCCGGGCAACCTAAAGGCCCATCTCAACATGGCCCAGGCCCTGGAGAGCCTTGGGGACCTTAAAGGGGCCGTGGCCCACTACACGACAGGCCTTGCCATCGGCGATTACCGGGAGGTTGCCGGGGCCCATTACAACATCGGTAACATCATGGCCAAAACCGGGCGGAAGGATGAGGCGGAAGGCCACTATCGAAAGGCCCTCCTGGCCCGTCCGGCCTTCCCGGAGGCCCTTGTGAACCTTGCTGTTCTGCTCTCGGAAAAGGGACGGACCGACGAGGCCGAAAGGCTCTACGAAAGGGCCATCATTATTGATTACAACCGGGTGGAGGCCCATTTCAACTACGCGAACCTGCTCGTCGGGCGGGGCCTGTGGAGCGAGGCGGCCCAACATTATCGGGCGGTGACGACCCTTGCGCCCCACATAACCGCAGCTTCCGCCAATCTGGCCGTTTGCGAGGAGCATGAAAAAAACCGCTGA
- a CDS encoding HAMP domain-containing protein has protein sequence MQDQNIKPTPAERRKRRREIFLIFVILGLIIALTSAETQIMDFGESISIHSTVMMFILINVNLIGMLALFVLVVRNLVKTVYERRRKILGSRLRSKLIFSFTILSLLPTAVLFVFALQFITTSMDFWFSVPVEKALVDAIGVRRLFYEQVETGQKAVLAELTREFAGRRPAVGAGLSPVRSIAGRVRSGFGADGVELYDASGRRLFFIGKNDETGLTFPALTVREATGDSQARLLTTTRAGELVRTTARTDAGFVAVGTLLSPDLAKNLASIVEGYSKYQEHGMLKAPMELSLYTSLTIAALVILFCAVWFGIHLAKTLTVPISMLADGTRQIASGDLSLVLPKMSDDEMGSLVESFNSMTRDLRMSREQLEYSAHVLADRNVEIEKRRKYMEVVLDNVSAGVVSLDYAGLVSTINKSAERMLGIKAQNAVGKSVRKVSEGQALWLAARAVEELEKKGDDAVKVPVRQNVAGRPRSFLVNATALKDEAGRYMGTVIVADDLTDLERAQRMAAWREVARRVAHEVKNPLTPIKLSAQRMARRFSDEIEDPVFLECTRTIIEQVDLIRNLVDEFSAYARFPAPRPVPSHLPLLVSDALAPYPDGYPNIDFEFKVENQEVVPRLLLDPAQIKRVLINLVDNAIAAIGGPGKITVSVCVRPDESMVVLEVADTGKGLTDEEKGRIFEPYFSTKSAGMGLGLSIVAAIIADHNGSIRVTDNEPNGARFILEFPT, from the coding sequence GTGCAGGATCAAAACATCAAGCCGACACCAGCCGAACGCAGGAAACGCAGGCGGGAGATTTTTCTCATTTTCGTGATCCTGGGCCTCATCATCGCTCTCACTAGCGCAGAGACCCAAATAATGGATTTCGGCGAGTCCATCTCCATCCACTCCACCGTCATGATGTTCATTCTCATCAACGTGAACCTCATCGGGATGCTGGCCCTTTTCGTGCTGGTGGTGAGGAACCTGGTAAAGACCGTTTACGAGAGAAGGCGTAAAATCCTTGGCTCCCGGCTTAGGAGCAAGCTCATATTTTCCTTCACTATTCTTTCGCTGCTTCCCACAGCGGTGCTTTTCGTCTTCGCGCTCCAGTTCATAACCACCAGCATGGACTTCTGGTTTTCCGTGCCCGTGGAAAAGGCCCTGGTGGACGCCATCGGCGTAAGAAGGCTCTTTTACGAACAGGTGGAAACAGGGCAGAAGGCGGTTCTTGCCGAACTGACAAGGGAATTTGCAGGCAGGCGGCCTGCGGTCGGGGCCGGCCTTTCCCCGGTAAGGTCAATAGCCGGGCGCGTGAGGTCGGGCTTCGGGGCGGACGGGGTCGAGCTTTACGACGCTTCCGGGCGCAGGCTTTTTTTTATCGGGAAAAATGACGAGACCGGACTCACCTTTCCGGCCCTCACCGTAAGGGAGGCCACCGGCGATTCCCAGGCAAGGCTTCTGACAACCACCAGGGCCGGGGAACTGGTGCGCACAACGGCCAGGACCGACGCCGGTTTCGTGGCCGTGGGCACACTTTTGAGCCCGGATTTGGCCAAAAATCTGGCGAGCATAGTGGAGGGCTATTCCAAGTACCAGGAGCATGGAATGCTGAAGGCTCCCATGGAGCTTTCCCTTTACACCAGCCTCACCATAGCGGCCCTGGTCATCCTTTTCTGCGCCGTGTGGTTCGGCATCCACCTTGCGAAAACCCTCACCGTGCCCATCAGCATGTTGGCGGACGGAACCCGGCAGATCGCCTCCGGCGACCTGAGCCTGGTGCTTCCCAAGATGTCGGACGACGAGATGGGAAGCCTTGTGGAGTCCTTCAACTCCATGACCCGCGACCTCCGCATGAGCCGCGAGCAGCTTGAATATTCCGCCCACGTTCTGGCCGACCGCAACGTGGAGATCGAAAAACGCCGCAAGTACATGGAGGTGGTGCTGGACAACGTCTCCGCCGGGGTGGTGTCCCTGGATTATGCGGGCCTTGTCTCCACCATCAACAAGAGCGCCGAAAGAATGCTTGGGATAAAGGCCCAAAACGCGGTTGGAAAGAGCGTCCGCAAGGTCTCCGAGGGGCAGGCCCTGTGGCTGGCGGCCAGGGCCGTGGAGGAGCTTGAAAAAAAGGGCGACGACGCGGTGAAGGTGCCGGTCAGGCAGAACGTAGCGGGCAGGCCCCGGAGCTTTCTGGTGAACGCCACGGCCCTGAAGGACGAGGCCGGGCGCTACATGGGAACAGTGATCGTGGCGGACGACCTCACCGACCTGGAGCGCGCCCAGCGCATGGCCGCGTGGCGGGAGGTGGCGCGCCGGGTGGCCCACGAGGTGAAAAACCCGCTCACTCCCATCAAGCTCTCTGCCCAGCGCATGGCCCGGCGCTTTTCCGACGAGATAGAGGACCCGGTGTTTCTGGAATGCACCAGGACCATAATCGAGCAGGTGGACCTCATAAGGAACCTTGTGGACGAATTTTCCGCCTACGCGCGTTTTCCGGCCCCCAGGCCCGTGCCCAGCCACCTGCCCCTTCTGGTGTCCGACGCCCTGGCCCCCTACCCGGATGGCTACCCGAACATCGACTTTGAGTTCAAGGTGGAAAACCAGGAGGTGGTCCCAAGGCTCCTTCTGGACCCGGCCCAGATCAAGCGGGTTCTCATAAACCTAGTGGACAACGCCATAGCCGCCATAGGCGGCCCCGGCAAAATCACCGTCTCGGTATGCGTGAGGCCGGATGAATCCATGGTTGTGCTGGAAGTGGCGGATACTGGAAAGGGGCTTACGGACGAGGAAAAGGGCAGGATTTTCGAGCCCTATTTTTCCACCAAGTCGGCGGGCATGGGCCTTGGGCTCTCAATCGTGGCTGCGATAATAGCGGATCACAACGGCTCGATCCGGGTCACGGACAATGAGCCGAACGGGGCGAGGTTTATTTTGGAATTCCCCACCTGA
- the pyrE gene encoding orotate phosphoribosyltransferase produces the protein MKQELIDLLCEKSVNWSEEPRFKLVSGRISRFYVNCKPVTLHPRGMYLIGHLMMKALGDTEVTAIGGLTFGADPVAMATAFASELLKRPIKAFSIRKTQKDHGIVKWIEGDLAPGDRVAVIDDVATTGGSTIKAIERAQEEGLIVVKALILVDRQEGGLDAIRKLVPEACAVTTKAELQARWQELKKT, from the coding sequence ATGAAACAGGAACTGATCGACCTTCTGTGCGAAAAATCCGTCAACTGGTCCGAAGAGCCCCGGTTCAAGCTGGTTTCGGGCAGGATCAGCCGTTTTTACGTCAACTGCAAGCCCGTCACGCTTCATCCGCGCGGCATGTACCTTATAGGGCATCTCATGATGAAGGCCCTTGGGGATACCGAAGTGACGGCCATAGGCGGCCTGACCTTCGGGGCCGACCCGGTGGCCATGGCCACGGCCTTTGCATCCGAGCTTTTAAAGCGCCCCATAAAGGCTTTCTCCATAAGAAAGACCCAGAAGGACCACGGTATAGTGAAGTGGATAGAGGGCGACCTCGCCCCCGGCGACCGGGTGGCCGTAATCGACGACGTGGCCACCACCGGCGGCTCCACCATCAAGGCCATCGAACGGGCCCAGGAGGAGGGCCTTATAGTGGTGAAAGCCCTGATCCTGGTGGACAGGCAGGAGGGGGGCCTGGACGCCATAAGGAAGCTGGTCCCCGAAGCCTGCGCAGTAACCACCAAGGCCGAGCTTCAGGCCCGCTGGCAGGAGTTGAAAAAAACCTGA
- a CDS encoding S41 family peptidase: MKLFRKKGGMFVVFMGILVALAVSSGFDAVRAAGEETYKGLKRFATVLDIVERSYVDPVEGEKLIDGALSGMLQSLDPPSAFLSPEAYKDLQVDTQGEFSGLGLVVAMKDDLITVVAPVEGTPGDKAGIRSGDRILKVDGVSTQDMKLWEAVEKMRGPKGTKVVLSIYREGDDDAREFTLVRDIIPIYSVRSLLIKPGYGYIRITNFQDNTLTDVKKALDELERGKDPLRGLVIDLRNNPGGLLSQCVNVADLFIDQGEIVSIKGRKKENNRVYRARKDSPARNYPIVILINSGTASASEILAGALQDHKKAVVMGTTSFGKGSVQSVEPLPDGYAMKITIARYYTPSGRSIQAEGIVPDIEVQDDVDTDQEEKTEAAPSKKRDRTRERDLLHHLAPRNKDKKEADKPGEKGKPADVKPDAKPEAAPDASDADAKAEKYGHITAKKLMDDSLVVRALDLLQAHSVFSGSK, encoded by the coding sequence ATGAAATTATTCAGGAAAAAAGGCGGCATGTTTGTTGTTTTCATGGGGATATTGGTGGCCCTGGCCGTGAGTTCCGGCTTCGACGCGGTTCGGGCAGCAGGCGAGGAGACCTACAAGGGCTTGAAGCGCTTCGCCACGGTCCTGGATATCGTGGAACGCAGCTACGTCGATCCTGTGGAAGGCGAAAAGCTCATCGACGGCGCCCTCTCCGGTATGCTCCAGAGCCTCGACCCCCCCAGCGCGTTTCTCTCCCCCGAAGCCTACAAGGACCTCCAGGTCGACACCCAGGGCGAATTCAGCGGCCTAGGGTTGGTTGTTGCCATGAAGGATGACCTGATAACCGTGGTCGCCCCGGTTGAAGGCACCCCCGGAGACAAGGCGGGCATCAGGAGCGGCGATCGGATACTCAAGGTGGACGGGGTTTCCACCCAGGACATGAAGCTGTGGGAAGCCGTGGAAAAGATGCGCGGCCCCAAGGGCACCAAGGTGGTTTTGAGCATCTACAGGGAAGGCGATGACGACGCCAGAGAGTTCACCCTGGTGAGGGACATCATCCCCATCTACTCGGTGCGCTCCCTTCTGATCAAGCCGGGTTACGGCTACATACGCATAACCAATTTCCAGGACAACACCTTGACCGACGTGAAAAAGGCCCTGGATGAGCTGGAGCGCGGCAAGGACCCGTTAAGGGGCCTTGTGATCGACCTTCGCAACAACCCGGGCGGCCTTCTTTCCCAGTGCGTGAACGTGGCCGACCTGTTCATCGATCAGGGTGAAATAGTCTCCATCAAGGGGCGCAAGAAGGAAAACAACCGCGTTTACAGGGCCAGGAAGGATTCGCCCGCCAGGAATTATCCCATAGTGATCCTCATAAACAGCGGAACCGCCAGCGCCTCCGAAATTCTGGCCGGCGCTCTCCAGGACCACAAAAAGGCCGTGGTCATGGGAACCACCTCCTTTGGCAAGGGCTCGGTCCAGAGCGTGGAGCCCCTTCCCGACGGCTACGCAATGAAAATCACCATCGCCCGGTACTACACACCGTCTGGCCGTTCCATCCAGGCCGAGGGCATAGTGCCGGATATCGAGGTCCAGGACGATGTGGATACCGACCAGGAGGAAAAGACCGAGGCGGCCCCGTCCAAGAAGCGGGACCGCACGCGGGAGCGCGACCTTCTTCACCACCTTGCCCCGCGCAACAAGGATAAGAAGGAGGCGGACAAGCCGGGCGAAAAGGGCAAGCCCGCAGACGTCAAGCCCGACGCGAAACCCGAAGCCGCCCCGGACGCCAGCGATGCGGACGCCAAGGCGGAAAAATACGGCCATATAACCGCGAAAAAGCTCATGGATGACTCCCTTGTGGTGAGGGCGCTTGATCTTCTCCAGGCCCATTCGGTCTTTTCGGGGTCCAAGTAA
- a CDS encoding divergent polysaccharide deacetylase family protein — protein MAAKRKKGKKKAASGKGGSPFLRGVVSILILAALVGAALFLAQKYIPAGKEAGRPSVSRPADDKTTAPEKTQAREDSGRGPSEVRTEGAKPEKPAEKASSEKPGPEALKPSQKPNLPEPAETAEKDKPLLAVIIDDLGYKADIDKKFVRFPAPLTLAVMPHSPGAKNIANSGHEAGKVILAHVPMEPLGYPEEDPGTGALLTSMDADTLVAALREGVARVPHAAGVNNHMGSRLTQEAQSLLPLFTALKKDGLFFVDSVTSPQSRAGAVAGLLSLPFARRDVFLDHTKSKADVTVQLLRAVSLAAKNGKAVAIGHPHPVTYEVLTEMLGEIKRQVRIVPVTEIVK, from the coding sequence ATGGCCGCGAAAAGGAAGAAAGGCAAAAAAAAGGCTGCCTCCGGCAAGGGAGGCAGCCCGTTTTTAAGGGGAGTGGTCAGCATCCTAATCCTGGCCGCCCTGGTGGGGGCGGCCCTGTTCCTGGCCCAGAAATACATACCGGCGGGAAAGGAAGCCGGACGGCCTTCGGTTTCCCGCCCTGCCGACGATAAAACTACCGCCCCGGAAAAAACTCAGGCGCGGGAGGATTCCGGCAGAGGCCCTTCCGAGGTCCGCACCGAAGGGGCAAAGCCCGAAAAGCCAGCAGAAAAAGCCTCATCCGAAAAACCGGGGCCGGAAGCCTTGAAGCCCTCCCAAAAGCCCAACCTTCCCGAACCAGCCGAAACCGCCGAAAAAGACAAGCCCCTTCTGGCAGTAATAATCGATGATCTTGGCTACAAGGCGGACATCGATAAAAAATTCGTGCGATTTCCGGCTCCCCTCACCCTGGCGGTCATGCCCCACAGTCCGGGGGCGAAAAATATAGCAAATTCCGGGCACGAGGCGGGCAAGGTCATCCTGGCCCACGTTCCAATGGAGCCATTGGGATACCCCGAAGAAGACCCGGGCACAGGGGCGCTTCTCACATCAATGGATGCAGACACCCTTGTTGCGGCCTTGCGGGAAGGCGTCGCCAGGGTGCCCCACGCGGCGGGAGTCAACAACCACATGGGAAGCCGCCTCACCCAGGAAGCCCAGTCCCTGCTTCCCCTTTTCACCGCCCTTAAAAAGGACGGGCTGTTTTTCGTGGATTCGGTGACTTCGCCCCAGAGCAGGGCAGGGGCGGTGGCTGGCCTCCTGTCGCTCCCCTTCGCCCGGCGCGACGTTTTTCTGGACCACACCAAAAGCAAGGCCGACGTCACCGTCCAGTTGCTCCGGGCCGTAAGCCTTGCGGCCAAAAACGGGAAGGCCGTGGCCATAGGCCACCCCCACCCCGTGACCTACGAGGTTTTGACTGAGATGCTCGGCGAAATCAAAAGGCAGGTAAGAATCGTACCGGTTACGGAGATAGTGAAATAG
- a CDS encoding acylphosphatase, which translates to MEEFKRVRVLIEGRVQGVCFRMETRRMAEGIGVKGWVRNLVDGRVEALFEGPSEVVDRAVEWCRKGPALSGVSRVEVHEITGGPEFSSFEITY; encoded by the coding sequence ATGGAAGAATTCAAGAGAGTGCGGGTTCTGATAGAGGGCAGGGTCCAGGGCGTGTGCTTCCGCATGGAAACCAGGCGCATGGCCGAAGGAATAGGCGTCAAAGGCTGGGTGAGGAACCTCGTGGATGGCAGGGTGGAGGCCCTTTTCGAGGGACCTTCGGAGGTAGTGGACAGGGCCGTGGAATGGTGCCGGAAAGGCCCGGCCCTTTCAGGGGTCAGCCGGGTGGAAGTTCACGAGATAACCGGTGGCCCGGAGTTTTCATCATTCGAGATAACCTATTGA